In Fusobacteriaceae bacterium, a genomic segment contains:
- a CDS encoding polysaccharide deacetylase family protein — MGPMLGLGFMAAATVLAFRGKGVPAFLYHEIAEDEPVTPALFEEHLRLIRQNDLETVFVSDLLDGRIRRKPVLITLDDGYAGYYRSVFPLLEKYNMRATVFLNTAFAGRDPRYLDWAQIQEMDASGRFSFELHSHRHGSVIVSDRIKELDGDRPLFPERGAYSAAGFTVDPVFYERFGAFFANESAGKSKEEALRSAQRWVDIHGKTYFHAVSEAEWTERITADLRENQAEIEKHLGKKADIFCWPWGHGGKFARELLKKMGVRAFVSTKKGTNSRKPDPDCIRRVELRKFTREKFALNLFLCRNLALGKIYGLLS; from the coding sequence ATGGGACCGATGCTGGGTCTGGGCTTCATGGCGGCGGCGACCGTGTTGGCCTTCCGGGGCAAAGGGGTTCCGGCTTTTCTCTATCACGAGATCGCCGAAGACGAGCCCGTGACGCCGGCGCTCTTTGAGGAGCATCTGCGACTGATCCGGCAAAACGATCTGGAGACGGTTTTCGTTTCCGATCTCCTGGACGGGCGGATCAGGCGAAAGCCTGTCCTGATCACGCTTGATGACGGCTACGCAGGCTATTACCGGAGCGTTTTTCCGCTGCTCGAAAAATACAACATGAGGGCCACGGTCTTTCTGAACACGGCCTTTGCGGGCAGGGATCCCCGCTATCTGGACTGGGCGCAAATTCAGGAAATGGATGCCAGCGGGCGTTTTTCCTTCGAACTCCATTCCCATCGGCACGGCAGCGTCATCGTGTCTGACCGGATCAAGGAACTCGACGGGGACAGGCCGCTCTTTCCCGAGCGCGGCGCCTATTCGGCGGCGGGATTTACGGTGGATCCGGTTTTTTACGAACGCTTCGGGGCTTTTTTCGCGAATGAATCGGCGGGGAAAAGTAAAGAAGAGGCTTTGCGTTCGGCGCAGCGCTGGGTCGATATTCACGGAAAGACGTATTTTCACGCGGTCAGCGAAGCGGAATGGACGGAGCGGATTACGGCGGATCTCAGGGAAAATCAGGCGGAAATCGAAAAACATCTCGGCAAAAAAGCGGACATTTTTTGCTGGCCCTGGGGACACGGCGGCAAATTCGCCCGGGAACTGCTGAAAAAAATGGGCGTCCGGGCCTTTGTCAGCACAAAAAAAGGGACGAACAGCAGAAAGCCGGATCCCGATTGCATCCGGCGGGTGGAATTGCGCAAATTTACCAGGGAAAAATTCGCTCTGAATCTCTTTTTGTGCCGGAATCTGGCCCTCGGGAAGATATACGGCCTGCTGTCTTAA
- a CDS encoding TrkH family potassium uptake protein: MNFGIIRYVIARILRLEVIFILFPLGVSFIYGEPFALKRAYGVTILLLFGAAFLLSRKAPENMKLHSKESFVIVSLTWILMSLFACLPFYLSRHIPSFVDALFEVVSGFTTTGATILTNVEALPKSLLFLRGFTHFVGGMGVLVLAMAILYKNNDESLYLMKAEVPGPTFGKLVAKMSYNSRILYIIYITMTLILIVLLYAGGMPLFDAVVHAFGTAGTGGFSVKNGNIGAYGSAYLEYVIAVAMLMFGLNFNLFYALLLKNFRQVYKNEEMHWYLKIALCATILICFDIYPRYGSNLAKCIRDTFFTVSSIMTTTGYAVVDFDTWPVFSKAVLFALMFVGGCAGSTAGGLKVSRIMILVKYIKSMVRREVDPNRVTTVRVDGKPLEKELFHRVTGYLALMVFLFMLFILFIAKDTPDFQSAFGAVANTINNVGLGFGKVGPSLNNAFFSAHNKLILILCMLFGRLEIFPMLILFSPSFYKDMFFKVKIKGMDEY; encoded by the coding sequence ATGAATTTCGGCATTATTCGGTATGTCATCGCGCGGATTTTGAGGTTGGAGGTCATCTTCATCCTGTTTCCGCTGGGCGTAAGTTTTATTTACGGCGAGCCCTTCGCGCTCAAACGCGCCTACGGCGTAACGATCCTGCTCTTATTCGGCGCGGCTTTTCTCCTGTCCAGAAAAGCGCCGGAAAATATGAAGCTTCACTCCAAGGAAAGTTTCGTGATCGTTTCCTTGACCTGGATCCTCATGTCGCTTTTCGCCTGCCTTCCCTTCTATCTGAGCCGCCATATTCCGTCCTTTGTGGACGCCCTCTTTGAAGTGGTCAGCGGCTTTACCACGACGGGGGCGACGATCCTGACCAACGTCGAAGCCCTGCCCAAATCCCTGCTCTTCCTGCGCGGGTTCACGCATTTCGTGGGGGGAATGGGAGTTCTCGTCCTGGCCATGGCCATCCTGTACAAAAATAACGACGAGTCCCTCTACCTGATGAAGGCCGAAGTACCCGGTCCCACCTTCGGCAAGCTCGTCGCGAAAATGTCTTACAATTCACGTATTTTGTATATCATTTACATTACAATGACCTTGATTCTGATCGTGTTGCTCTACGCGGGCGGCATGCCCCTTTTCGACGCCGTCGTTCACGCCTTCGGGACCGCGGGTACCGGCGGTTTTTCCGTTAAAAACGGCAATATCGGCGCTTACGGCAGCGCCTACCTCGAGTACGTGATCGCCGTGGCCATGCTGATGTTCGGTCTCAATTTCAACCTGTTCTACGCCCTCCTGTTGAAAAATTTTCGGCAGGTCTACAAAAATGAAGAAATGCATTGGTATTTAAAAATCGCGCTCTGCGCGACGATTCTGATCTGCTTCGACATCTATCCCCGATACGGCTCAAACCTCGCCAAATGCATCCGGGACACCTTTTTTACGGTCTCGTCGATTATGACGACCACGGGCTACGCCGTCGTTGATTTCGATACCTGGCCGGTCTTTTCCAAAGCCGTCCTCTTCGCGCTGATGTTTGTCGGCGGCTGCGCCGGCTCCACCGCGGGGGGGCTCAAGGTCTCGAGGATCATGATCCTCGTCAAATACATCAAGTCCATGGTTCGCCGGGAAGTGGACCCCAACCGCGTGACGACGGTCCGCGTGGACGGAAAGCCCCTTGAAAAGGAGCTGTTTCATCGGGTGACCGGCTACCTGGCGCTCATGGTCTTTCTCTTCATGCTGTTCATCCTCTTTATCGCCAAGGACACGCCCGATTTTCAGTCGGCCTTCGGCGCCGTGGCCAATACCATCAACAATGTGGGTCTCGGTTTCGGCAAAGTGGGACCTTCGCTGAACAACGCCTTCTTTTCCGCCCACAACAAGCTGATTCTGATTCTTTGCATGCTTTTCGGGCGTCTGGAAATCTTCCCGATGTTGATTCTCTTTTCTCCGAGCTTTTACAAGGACATGTTTTTCAAGGTCAAGATCAAAGGCATGGACGAGTATTAA
- the trkA gene encoding Trk system potassium transporter TrkA, protein MKIIISGSGKVGEFLCKELSTEGNDITLIEKDPKVLEKVLSMADIRGIVGNGADPDILAEAEVADTDIYMGVTHSDEINLISCVIAKKMGARHTIARVRNPEYTSQMNFMREILSIEKIIVPEHEAALFIVKNLEFPNALSVESFADGQVSLVKYQVPADTYLDHLKLSDFKANYFPHILVCIVERGESVYIPTGNFILAAGDLIYVTGSRNDVTEFYKSLSDKKVEPVKTIFINGGGGLTHYLVERLLARRFRIKILENDFHTAKTLSNAYGDAIEVILGSGSDKNLLDAESFEKHDACICLADDDDENVILSMYANKLGIRKIITKVDETSLLGILGLSGFQSIVTPKKIIADTIVKIARSMIGAQGGNIETLYRLSENRVEAIEFKLNETSSVVGVPLRDLRLKENLLIAYIVRNGEILFPDGNTAMRPDDRVIVITTQKFLDDIDKILE, encoded by the coding sequence ATGAAAATCATCATTTCGGGTTCGGGGAAAGTCGGCGAATTTTTGTGCAAAGAGCTGTCCACGGAAGGAAACGACATCACCCTGATCGAAAAGGATCCCAAAGTACTGGAAAAAGTACTTTCCATGGCCGATATCCGCGGGATCGTCGGAAACGGCGCCGATCCGGATATCCTCGCGGAGGCCGAAGTGGCCGATACCGACATCTATATGGGCGTCACCCACTCCGACGAGATCAATCTGATCTCCTGCGTCATCGCGAAAAAAATGGGGGCCCGGCATACGATCGCCCGCGTCCGGAATCCAGAATATACCTCCCAGATGAACTTTATGCGGGAGATTTTGTCCATAGAAAAAATCATTGTGCCCGAGCACGAAGCGGCGCTTTTTATCGTAAAAAATCTCGAATTCCCCAACGCCCTGAGCGTGGAGAGCTTCGCCGACGGCCAGGTCAGCCTGGTCAAGTACCAGGTCCCCGCCGATACCTATCTCGATCATCTGAAGCTCTCGGATTTCAAGGCCAATTATTTTCCCCATATCCTCGTCTGTATCGTGGAAAGGGGCGAAAGCGTCTATATCCCCACGGGAAATTTCATCCTCGCGGCCGGCGATCTGATCTATGTGACCGGCTCGCGGAACGACGTCACCGAGTTCTACAAGTCCCTCAGCGACAAAAAAGTCGAGCCCGTCAAGACGATTTTTATCAATGGCGGCGGCGGACTGACCCATTATCTTGTGGAACGCCTGCTGGCGCGACGTTTCCGGATCAAGATCCTCGAAAACGATTTTCATACGGCCAAAACGCTCTCCAACGCCTACGGCGACGCCATCGAGGTCATCCTCGGCAGCGGCTCCGACAAAAACCTTCTGGACGCGGAGAGTTTTGAAAAGCATGACGCCTGCATCTGTCTCGCCGATGACGACGACGAGAACGTCATTTTGTCCATGTACGCCAATAAGCTGGGCATCAGGAAAATCATTACGAAAGTCGACGAAACGTCTCTTTTGGGGATTTTGGGCCTCTCGGGCTTCCAGTCCATCGTGACGCCGAAAAAGATCATCGCCGACACCATCGTCAAGATCGCCCGCTCCATGATCGGCGCCCAGGGCGGCAACATCGAGACGCTGTACCGGCTTTCGGAAAACCGCGTCGAAGCCATCGAGTTCAAGCTCAACGAGACGAGTAGCGTCGTCGGCGTCCCGCTGCGGGATCTGCGGCTCAAGGAAAATCTCCTGATCGCCTATATCGTCCGGAACGGGGAGATCCTCTTCCCCGACGGCAACACGGCCATGCGACCCGACGACAGGGTTATCGTCATTACGACGCAGAAATTTCTCGACGATATCGATAAAATTTTGGAATAG
- a CDS encoding bifunctional (p)ppGpp synthetase/guanosine-3',5'-bis(diphosphate) 3'-pyrophosphohydrolase — protein sequence MDYWKEILDEINKNHLKVDLDKIQLAFGFAEESHDGQYRKSGDDYIMHPVEVTKILIDMKMDTDTIVAGILHDIVEDTMITLADIRYNFGETVADLVDGVTKLKELPNGTKKQDENIRKMILAMAKNLRVIIIKLADRLHNMRTLRFMPPEKQKTVAQETIEIYAPLAHRLGIARIKWELEDLSLHYLKPEVYEEIKSLVDSRRGERKDYIDSFIRTMVKLIYDNGIKGTVKGRFKHFYSIYKKMYEKGKEFDDIYDLIGVRIIVATEAECYNTLGIIHSNFKPVTGRFKDYIAVPKSNNYQSIHTTIVGPLGKFIEIQIRTEEMDKVAEEGIAAHWAYKENRTVSKDDKVYGWLKNILELQNETENAHDFVKTVTEDIMGETVFVFSPMGDIKELPIGATPLDFAFSIHTQIGTKCVGAKVNGRIVTLDYKLQNGDRVEIITSKNSKGPSKDWLDIVVTTSAKSKIKKILKDQIYGETVKAGRDNLEKEVEKLGITLKDVEENPIIKKHMERNNLRTLDDFYFYVGQNRTKIDGILYKFREKLAKDVPMDSAQLEVMLEKNKERERAASARKNDYGIVIEGVTNTLIKFARCCTPLPGDDIGGFVTRLDGITIHKRSCKNFQSMIAADPAREIPVRWEDGVTSDKHGTKYKFTFNVLVANVPNVLMDVVAVISGHKINIVSVNTNEVKEQGEMLINIRFTVEIKDKQEYGYMAKDIGNVKNVISVDR from the coding sequence ATGGATTACTGGAAAGAGATTCTCGACGAAATCAATAAGAATCATCTCAAAGTTGATCTGGACAAGATTCAGCTCGCTTTTGGCTTTGCTGAAGAAAGCCACGACGGCCAGTACAGGAAGTCGGGCGACGACTATATCATGCATCCGGTGGAGGTCACCAAGATCCTCATCGACATGAAGATGGATACGGATACCATTGTGGCCGGCATCCTCCACGACATCGTCGAGGACACGATGATTACGCTGGCCGACATCCGCTACAATTTCGGAGAGACCGTGGCGGACCTTGTGGACGGCGTTACGAAACTCAAGGAGCTTCCCAACGGGACGAAGAAGCAGGACGAAAATATCCGGAAAATGATCCTCGCCATGGCGAAAAACCTTCGGGTCATCATCATCAAACTGGCCGACAGACTGCACAACATGCGGACCCTGCGTTTTATGCCGCCCGAAAAGCAAAAGACCGTGGCTCAGGAGACCATTGAAATCTACGCGCCTTTGGCCCATCGCCTCGGGATCGCGCGAATCAAATGGGAGCTGGAGGATCTGTCGCTCCATTATCTCAAACCCGAAGTCTATGAGGAGATCAAATCCCTTGTGGACAGCAGACGGGGCGAACGGAAGGACTATATCGACTCCTTTATCCGAACCATGGTCAAACTCATTTATGACAACGGCATCAAAGGTACGGTAAAAGGGCGATTCAAGCATTTTTACAGCATATACAAAAAAATGTACGAAAAGGGGAAGGAATTTGACGACATCTACGATCTGATCGGGGTCAGAATCATCGTGGCCACCGAAGCGGAATGTTACAACACGCTGGGCATCATTCACAGCAATTTCAAGCCCGTGACCGGGCGCTTCAAAGATTATATCGCCGTTCCCAAATCCAACAATTACCAGTCCATCCACACGACGATCGTGGGACCCCTGGGGAAATTCATCGAGATCCAGATCCGGACCGAAGAGATGGACAAGGTCGCCGAAGAGGGAATCGCCGCCCATTGGGCCTATAAAGAAAACCGGACCGTCAGCAAAGACGACAAGGTCTACGGCTGGCTGAAGAATATTCTGGAGCTGCAGAACGAGACCGAAAATGCCCATGATTTCGTTAAGACCGTAACCGAAGACATCATGGGGGAGACGGTTTTTGTATTTTCGCCCATGGGGGACATCAAGGAGCTCCCCATCGGGGCCACGCCGCTTGATTTCGCGTTCTCTATCCATACGCAAATCGGGACCAAATGCGTGGGGGCCAAGGTCAACGGCCGGATCGTCACGCTGGATTACAAACTCCAAAACGGCGACCGGGTCGAGATCATCACGTCGAAGAACTCCAAAGGGCCCTCCAAGGACTGGCTTGACATCGTCGTCACCACGAGCGCCAAGAGCAAGATCAAAAAGATCCTGAAGGACCAGATTTACGGCGAAACCGTCAAGGCGGGCCGGGACAACCTCGAAAAAGAAGTAGAGAAACTGGGCATTACGCTCAAAGACGTCGAGGAAAATCCCATCATCAAAAAACACATGGAGCGGAACAATCTCCGCACGCTCGATGATTTTTACTTTTATGTCGGACAAAACCGGACAAAAATAGACGGCATTTTGTACAAATTCCGGGAAAAATTGGCCAAAGACGTTCCCATGGACAGCGCGCAGCTGGAGGTCATGCTCGAAAAAAACAAAGAGCGGGAACGGGCGGCCTCCGCCCGGAAAAATGACTACGGCATCGTGATCGAGGGCGTGACCAATACGCTGATCAAATTCGCCCGCTGCTGTACGCCGCTGCCCGGAGACGATATCGGCGGCTTTGTGACGCGTCTCGACGGCATCACGATCCACAAACGGAGCTGCAAGAATTTTCAGAGCATGATCGCCGCCGACCCCGCCCGGGAGATTCCGGTCCGCTGGGAGGACGGCGTCACAAGCGATAAGCACGGTACGAAATACAAATTTACGTTCAACGTCCTCGTGGCCAACGTCCCCAACGTGCTAATGGACGTCGTCGCCGTCATCTCGGGGCACAAGATCAACATCGTCTCCGTCAACACCAACGAAGTCAAGGAACAGGGCGAGATGCTGATCAATATCCGCTTCACCGTGGAAATCAAGGACAAGCAGGAATACGGCTACATGGCAAAGGACATCGGCAACGTCAAAAATGTCATTTCCGTGGACCGTTAA
- the tgt gene encoding tRNA guanosine(34) transglycosylase Tgt, producing the protein MRNLPISYILEKRSGKARAGVIQTPRGEIRTPVFMPVGTQATVKAMTPEELRAIGTEILLGNTYHLYLRPGDELIARRGGLHRFMHWDGPILTDSGGFQVFSLGALRKIGEEGVHFSSQIDGSRHFLTPEKSISIQNNLGSDIAMALDECPPGLSSREYLIPSIERTTRWTARCAAAHAKKDRQGLFAIVQGGIYEDLREQSLGELSAMDGEFSGYAIGGLAVGEPREDMYRILDHIVCRCPDMKPRYLMGVGEPLDMLEAVASGIDMMDCVQPTRLGRHGAIFTKYGRLILKNKAYAEDDGAPDPACDCYVCRNYSRAYLRHLFKAGEILGMRLATWHNLYFLIRLMKRARAAILEDRFTEFYREFAADYTRGVD; encoded by the coding sequence ATGCGAAATCTGCCGATAAGCTATATTTTGGAAAAACGGTCCGGAAAAGCCCGGGCGGGCGTGATCCAAACGCCCCGTGGCGAGATCCGGACCCCTGTTTTTATGCCGGTGGGCACCCAGGCCACGGTCAAGGCCATGACGCCCGAAGAATTGCGGGCCATCGGAACGGAAATTCTCCTCGGAAATACCTACCATCTCTATCTGCGACCGGGCGACGAACTGATTGCCCGACGGGGAGGCCTGCACCGCTTCATGCACTGGGACGGCCCCATTCTCACCGACAGCGGCGGTTTTCAGGTGTTCAGCCTCGGCGCCTTGCGGAAGATCGGGGAAGAGGGCGTCCACTTCAGCTCGCAGATCGACGGATCCCGACATTTTTTGACGCCGGAAAAATCCATTTCCATTCAAAACAACCTCGGCTCCGACATCGCCATGGCCTTGGACGAATGCCCGCCGGGCCTCTCGAGCCGGGAATACCTGATTCCCTCCATTGAGCGGACGACGCGCTGGACAGCCCGTTGCGCGGCGGCTCACGCGAAAAAAGACCGCCAGGGACTCTTTGCCATCGTGCAGGGCGGGATCTATGAGGATCTGCGGGAACAGAGCCTCGGGGAGCTTTCCGCCATGGACGGGGAATTTTCCGGCTACGCCATCGGCGGACTGGCCGTCGGGGAACCGCGGGAAGACATGTACCGGATTCTCGATCATATCGTCTGTCGCTGTCCCGATATGAAGCCGCGCTATCTCATGGGCGTCGGGGAGCCTCTCGATATGCTGGAGGCCGTCGCCTCGGGGATCGACATGATGGATTGCGTGCAGCCCACCCGTTTGGGCCGTCACGGGGCCATATTCACGAAATACGGGCGATTGATTTTGAAAAACAAGGCCTACGCCGAAGACGACGGCGCGCCCGATCCCGCCTGCGACTGCTATGTCTGCCGGAATTACAGCAGAGCCTATCTGAGACATCTGTTCAAGGCCGGGGAGATTCTGGGCATGCGTCTCGCCACCTGGCACAACCTGTATTTTCTGATCCGTCTGATGAAACGGGCCCGGGCCGCCATACTGGAGGACCGTTTCACGGAATTTTACCGGGAATTCGCGGCCGATTACACGAGGGGGGTGGACTGA